TATGTCGCCATTACATTTTCAGCAGGAAGGACTAAAAGCAAAAATTCAACAGTTTTTGCTGCAATATAATGTGTCACCGCAAATGTTAGAGCTAGAAATTACTGAAAACACCGCTATGCATGATATGGAAATTGGATCTAACCTGGTTATTGAATTGCAGCAAATGGGGATTCGGGTGTCGATTGATGATTTTGGTACTGGTTATTCATCGCTAGCTTATTTACGCCAAATGCCCATAGATAAAATCAAAATTGATCGCAGCTTTATTGCTGAAATGGCCAAAAATGATTCGGATATGATGATCGTAAAAACCATGATTCAATTAGCCCATGGTTTAGGTAAGCGTATTTTAGCCGAAGGTGTTGAGGCAGAAGTGCAACTCGATTTATTACGTAGTATGGGTTGTGATGCGGTGCAGGGTTATTATTATGCTAGACCGTTAGCGGAAGTGGATGCCTTAGCGTTTAGCGCTGCTTTGGCATCAGAAGTTAAGAAGGCCTAAAATTAATGGCAATACTGGCTTCACGATTAGCATTTGCAGCACTGAGTCGCTGTAAATAATCTTGCCAAAGAGTGGCTTGATTAGTGGCTAATTGCTGCAGGTATTGCCAACTATAAATGCCACTATCATGACCATCATCAAAGACAATTTTAACCGCATATTGGCCTACCGCTACTAGCTGCTTTATGCCGACCTGTTTTTTATTGCTGACTAATATGGGATTGCCATGACGGCGAACTTCTGCCGACGGTGAATACACCCGCAAAAATTCAGCCGTCAGGCTAGCTTGTTTAATATTAGGGCTGTTTTTTTCCGATGATTGCTGCTCTGTAAAATTCTGTTCAGCAAAGTGAACATCAAGCACACGGCGTTGCTTATGATAGTGTAGCCGTGTGACATGGACTTCAGAATCGCTCATAATTACAGAATATACCGACTTAAATCGTCATCTTTCACTAAAGCACCTAGATGTTTTTCAACATAAGCAGCATCTACTTCTATTTGCTCACCTGCATGATCGGCAGCGTCATAAGATATTTCATCTAGTAAACGTTCCATCACGGTGTATAAACGTCGGGCACCAATATTCTCAGTGGTTTCGTTTACTTGCCAAGCAGCCGCCGCTAAGCTTTTTATCCCGCTTTCAGTAAAGCTAAGCTTTACGCCTTCAGTCGCAAGCATGGCACTGCTTTGTTCGGTCAGTGATGCTCTTGGTTCAGTTAAAATACGTTCGAAGTCGTGAGCACTTAACGCTTCTAATTCAACTCTGATCGGCAGGCGACCTTGCAATTCTGGTATTAAGTCAGACGGTTTGCTCATTTGAAACGCGCCAGAAGCAATAAATAAGATATGGTCAGTTTTAACGATGCCATGTTTAGTATTAACGGTACAGCCTTCGATTAACGGTAGTAAATCGCGCTGTACGCCTTCGCGTGATACATCTGGACCACTGGTTTCACCGCGCTTACAGACTTTGTCAATCTCATCCAGAAACACAATACCATTTTGTTCTACCGCTTCTAACGCGGCAGCTTTTAATTCTTCTGGGTTAATTAAACGCGCCGCTTCTTCATCAATTAGCTGCTTTAACGCATCTTTGATTTTTAGCTTACGTTTTTTTGTCTTGTCGTTACCCAAGCTTTGGAACATGCTTTGTAACTGCGATGTCATTTCTTCCATGCCAGGAGGGGCCATTATTTCCACCCCCATATTAGCCTGCATAAGTTCTAGTTCAATTTCTTTATCGTCTAACTGACCTTCGCGCAGTTTTTTACGAAAAACCTGTCGGGTATGGCTATCGGTATTATTTTTGCTGCTGTTATCAGAATCTTGCCAATCTGATTTTGCAGCAGGCAATAAAATATCCAAAATCCGTTCTTCAGCGGCTTCTTCAGCACGATGGCGGTTTTTGGCTATTGCTTGTTCGCGCAACATTTTTACCGCGCTGTCTGCTAGGTCACGGATAATACTTTCCACTTCTTTACCGACATAACCGACTTCAGTGAATTTAGTCGCTTCAACTTTTATAAAAGGCGCATTGGCTAGTTTAGCTAAGCGCCGAGCAATTTCGGTTTTACCTACCCCAGTTGGGCCTATCATTAGAATGTTCTTCGGCGTAATTTCTTGACGTAGTGCTGGGTCAAGTTGCATCCGCCGCCAGCGGTTACGTAAGGCAATGGCCACTGCGCGTTTAGCACTATTTTGGCCAATAATGTGCCGATCTAATTCATGGACAATTTCTCTTGGTGTCATATCAGACATAAGGTACCTACTTATAATTCTTCAATAGTCTGGTGTTGATTGGTATAGACACAAATATCACCAGCGATAGTTAGACTTTTTTCGACAATTTCACGTGCCGTTAATTGGGTGTTCTGTAATAAAGCAGTGGCTGCAGACTGGGCAAAAGGGCCACCGCTGCCAATAGCGATCAAATCATTCTCAGGCTG
The sequence above is drawn from the Rheinheimera salexigens genome and encodes:
- a CDS encoding gamma-butyrobetaine hydroxylase-like domain-containing protein is translated as MSDSEVHVTRLHYHKQRRVLDVHFAEQNFTEQQSSEKNSPNIKQASLTAEFLRVYSPSAEVRRHGNPILVSNKKQVGIKQLVAVGQYAVKIVFDDGHDSGIYSWQYLQQLATNQATLWQDYLQRLSAANANREASIAINFRPS
- the hslU gene encoding HslU--HslV peptidase ATPase subunit; the protein is MSDMTPREIVHELDRHIIGQNSAKRAVAIALRNRWRRMQLDPALRQEITPKNILMIGPTGVGKTEIARRLAKLANAPFIKVEATKFTEVGYVGKEVESIIRDLADSAVKMLREQAIAKNRHRAEEAAEERILDILLPAAKSDWQDSDNSSKNNTDSHTRQVFRKKLREGQLDDKEIELELMQANMGVEIMAPPGMEEMTSQLQSMFQSLGNDKTKKRKLKIKDALKQLIDEEAARLINPEELKAAALEAVEQNGIVFLDEIDKVCKRGETSGPDVSREGVQRDLLPLIEGCTVNTKHGIVKTDHILFIASGAFQMSKPSDLIPELQGRLPIRVELEALSAHDFERILTEPRASLTEQSSAMLATEGVKLSFTESGIKSLAAAAWQVNETTENIGARRLYTVMERLLDEISYDAADHAGEQIEVDAAYVEKHLGALVKDDDLSRYIL